The following coding sequences lie in one Halorarum halophilum genomic window:
- a CDS encoding ABC transporter substrate-binding protein produces the protein MATPSPVATRRRTLAALGATAGTALTGGCLDQLRSVASRNTSQRVSLDIKAPPADEDPMAIAIARTLAENLHAVGIASQVTPVAIEELYRQVLINNDFDVYVGRYPTTSVIGPDEFYPLLHSRFTGEAGWQNPFGCTDLTIDELLDRQRTTTGEERNAAVTDLQGAIDDVRPFSVLAFPDDLSAVREGRYEGWIGTAEGFDTPLGLLGLDKVTTTVDASEGDEAAAPDRLRLATTDVRVTENRNPVAVEFRNTGAFTGLVYDSLARQFTDEIRPWLATSWEWPGEDETEGRRTVRTDGTESGGGTPGNGTAAGTPGNETAATPASTGTPTGTGVAEPTAGNGTETGTERTEEADGTVTIEAGEGELSAIVRLREGLTWHDGEPLTAADVAFTYEFLTDTSMGELESPVPAPRFRGQSSLVTSARAIDDRTLALRFNTTNRRVAAGALTVPILPEHVWTERTGKVDVPGLGTEGVTEALVWANPEPVGSGPLEFERATAGESVLFSRFEEHFLASDEPPEGLPERLHGKPAFDELFVQAAPSDSTAVELATAGDVDATISQLNPSTVPRIGRTNELRLVSSRSWSFYHLGFNMRRSPLSNPHFRGAISRLLDAERVANEQFGGYARPAATPLAGSKWEAPELRWDQETRNERFHGRNGELDVERARTAFREAGYRYDEEGRLRH, from the coding sequence ATGGCTACACCGTCCCCAGTCGCCACGCGCCGACGAACGCTCGCCGCGCTCGGTGCTACCGCCGGAACTGCCCTCACCGGCGGCTGTCTCGATCAGCTCCGGAGCGTGGCCAGCCGGAACACGAGCCAGCGGGTCTCGCTCGACATCAAGGCCCCCCCGGCCGACGAGGACCCGATGGCGATCGCGATCGCACGCACGCTGGCCGAGAACCTCCACGCGGTCGGTATCGCCTCCCAGGTGACCCCCGTCGCCATCGAGGAACTGTACCGGCAGGTGCTCATCAACAACGACTTCGACGTCTACGTCGGTCGCTACCCCACGACGTCCGTCATCGGGCCGGACGAGTTCTACCCGCTGTTACACTCCCGGTTCACGGGCGAGGCGGGGTGGCAGAACCCGTTCGGCTGTACCGACCTGACGATCGACGAACTGCTCGACCGGCAGCGCACGACGACGGGCGAGGAACGGAACGCGGCCGTCACGGACCTCCAGGGCGCGATCGACGACGTGCGCCCGTTCTCCGTGCTCGCGTTCCCGGACGACCTCTCGGCCGTCCGCGAGGGGCGCTACGAGGGGTGGATCGGCACAGCTGAGGGCTTCGACACGCCCCTCGGCCTGCTGGGTCTCGACAAGGTAACGACGACCGTGGACGCGTCGGAGGGGGACGAGGCGGCCGCCCCCGACCGGCTCCGGCTGGCGACGACAGACGTGCGAGTCACGGAGAACCGCAATCCAGTCGCCGTCGAGTTCCGGAACACCGGCGCGTTCACCGGCCTCGTGTACGACTCGCTCGCGAGGCAGTTCACCGACGAGATCCGCCCGTGGCTCGCGACCAGCTGGGAGTGGCCAGGCGAGGACGAGACGGAGGGTCGGCGGACCGTACGCACGGACGGCACCGAGTCCGGCGGGGGGACGCCGGGGAACGGGACGGCCGCCGGAACACCGGGCAACGAGACCGCGGCGACCCCGGCTAGCACGGGGACCCCGACGGGTACCGGGGTCGCCGAACCCACGGCGGGCAACGGGACCGAGACGGGAACCGAGCGAACAGAGGAGGCGGACGGGACCGTGACGATCGAGGCCGGGGAGGGCGAGCTGTCGGCGATCGTCCGACTCCGCGAGGGGCTGACCTGGCACGACGGCGAGCCGCTCACCGCCGCCGACGTCGCGTTCACCTACGAGTTCCTGACCGACACGTCGATGGGCGAACTGGAGTCGCCGGTCCCGGCCCCTCGGTTCCGGGGCCAGTCCTCGCTGGTCACGTCGGCCCGGGCGATCGACGACCGGACGCTGGCGCTGCGGTTCAACACGACGAACCGGCGGGTGGCGGCCGGCGCCCTCACGGTCCCGATACTGCCCGAGCACGTCTGGACCGAACGGACCGGCAAGGTTGACGTCCCCGGGCTCGGCACCGAGGGGGTCACCGAGGCGCTCGTCTGGGCGAACCCCGAACCCGTGGGAAGCGGCCCGCTCGAGTTCGAGCGCGCGACGGCGGGGGAGTCGGTGCTGTTCTCGCGCTTCGAGGAGCACTTCCTCGCCTCCGACGAACCTCCGGAGGGCCTCCCCGAGCGGCTCCACGGCAAGCCGGCGTTCGACGAACTGTTCGTCCAGGCGGCCCCGTCCGACTCGACCGCGGTCGAGCTCGCGACGGCGGGCGACGTCGACGCGACCATCTCGCAGCTGAACCCGTCGACGGTGCCGCGGATCGGCCGCACGAACGAACTGCGGCTCGTCTCCTCCCGGTCGTGGTCGTTCTACCACCTCGGGTTCAACATGCGGCGCTCGCCGCTGTCGAACCCGCACTTCCGGGGGGCGATCTCCCGGCTGCTCGACGCGGAGCGGGTCGCGAACGAGCAGTTCGGTGGCTACGCGCGGCCGGCCGCGACGCCGCTTGCCGGAAGCAAGTGGGAAGCGCCCGAACTCCGGTGGGACCAGGAGACGCGCAACGAGCGCTTCCACGGCCGGAACGGCGAACTCGACGTGGAGCGCGCCCGGACGGCCTTCCGCGAGGCGGGGTATCGATACGATGAGGAGGGCCGACTCCGCCACTGA
- a CDS encoding phosphatase PAP2 family protein, producing MSTLVAVLVQVFVVVTALCLAGAIVLAREGRVALLRTDGRRRIREVGPAMLALGAMLLLNGLVRERVPDVSWLIGVNITGYIHALEGGFVPWVQSFATPAATAYFSFVYVFGYTFLLVFPLLAYLLHPDPDHLRELAVAYGLNYAIGLVCYAVFVAYGPRNLLVDQVEPLLYSTYPEYQTLVSHVNTNTNVFPSLHTSLSLTTAAFAVRTRRTYPAWGVIAPALAASVVVATMYLGIHWATDVVAGALLAALCVTLARRSDTEALLGRIRAAGDWRVRG from the coding sequence ATGAGCACGCTCGTCGCCGTCCTGGTCCAGGTGTTCGTCGTCGTCACGGCGCTCTGTCTGGCCGGCGCCATCGTGCTCGCCCGCGAGGGCCGTGTCGCGCTGCTCCGAACGGACGGCCGTCGCCGGATCAGGGAGGTCGGGCCGGCGATGCTCGCGCTCGGCGCCATGCTCCTCCTCAACGGCCTCGTTCGCGAGCGCGTTCCCGACGTCTCGTGGCTGATCGGCGTGAACATCACCGGCTACATCCACGCGCTGGAGGGCGGGTTCGTCCCGTGGGTCCAGTCGTTCGCCACGCCGGCGGCGACGGCGTACTTCTCGTTCGTGTACGTGTTCGGCTACACCTTCCTCCTCGTGTTCCCGCTGCTCGCGTACCTGCTCCACCCCGACCCCGACCACCTCCGCGAACTCGCGGTGGCCTACGGGCTGAACTACGCCATCGGGCTGGTCTGTTACGCCGTCTTCGTCGCCTATGGCCCGCGGAACCTGCTCGTGGACCAGGTGGAACCGCTGCTGTACTCGACCTACCCGGAGTACCAGACGCTGGTCAGCCACGTGAACACGAACACGAACGTCTTCCCCTCGCTGCACACGTCGCTGTCCCTCACGACCGCGGCGTTCGCGGTGCGAACGCGCCGGACGTACCCGGCCTGGGGGGTGATCGCACCCGCCCTCGCCGCGAGCGTCGTCGTCGCGACGATGTACCTCGGCATCCACTGGGCGACCGACGTCGTCGCGGGGGCGTTGCTCGCGGCGCTGTGCGTGACGCTCGCGCGTCGTTCGGACACCGAGGCGCTGCTCGGCCGCATCCGCGCGGCCGGCGACTGGCGCGTTCGGGGATAA
- a CDS encoding CBS domain-containing protein: MDIEDIAVPEFVEVESDERLGKIRSLFERENPKGIIVVEDGEYAGVIGERDLVRSRVEDDTKAAALMNHAPEVDRREDVREVARVLVEGNVKVAPVYEGSKLYGIVTADAILHAVLENLDALTVEDIYTTDVVSIGDGAGVGQAINRLREHGISRLPVVTDDGRLTGVLTTHDIVDFVVREDERQGKGDRSGDLDRMLDLPVYDLMSSPVFTTTPGTTVRAAVESMMDNDVNGLVVTPADDDGFVSGVVTKTDVLRALTFTQEEAMDVQITNVELMDSTITREDVRESIGQVAEKYQEMQVMHAHVRFHEHKEKLRGTPLIQAQIRLRTTHGQVAGSGEGYGAEHAFHVALDKLERNVLELKGVVADERYRGQLLRKLGEL, encoded by the coding sequence ATGGATATCGAAGACATCGCCGTGCCGGAGTTCGTCGAGGTGGAGTCGGACGAGCGACTCGGAAAGATCCGCTCCCTCTTCGAACGCGAGAACCCGAAGGGCATCATCGTGGTCGAGGACGGCGAGTACGCGGGGGTCATCGGCGAGCGGGACCTCGTCCGGTCCCGCGTCGAGGACGACACCAAGGCGGCGGCGCTGATGAACCACGCGCCGGAGGTCGACCGCCGGGAGGACGTGCGGGAGGTGGCGCGCGTGCTCGTCGAGGGGAACGTGAAGGTGGCGCCGGTGTACGAGGGGAGCAAGCTCTACGGCATCGTCACCGCCGACGCGATCCTCCACGCGGTGCTCGAGAACCTGGACGCGCTCACCGTGGAGGACATCTACACCACCGACGTGGTCTCCATCGGCGATGGGGCTGGGGTCGGCCAGGCGATCAACCGCCTGCGGGAACACGGCATCTCCCGGCTACCCGTCGTCACCGACGACGGCCGGCTGACCGGCGTCCTCACCACGCACGACATCGTCGACTTCGTCGTCCGCGAGGACGAACGACAGGGGAAGGGCGACCGAAGCGGCGACCTCGACCGGATGCTCGACCTCCCGGTGTACGACCTGATGTCGAGCCCGGTGTTCACGACCACCCCCGGCACCACCGTCCGCGCGGCCGTGGAGTCGATGATGGACAACGACGTGAACGGGCTCGTCGTCACGCCCGCCGACGACGACGGCTTCGTCTCCGGCGTCGTCACCAAGACGGACGTGCTCCGCGCGCTCACGTTCACCCAGGAGGAGGCGATGGACGTCCAAATCACCAACGTGGAGCTGATGGACAGCACCATCACGCGCGAGGACGTCCGCGAGTCGATCGGCCAGGTGGCCGAGAAGTACCAGGAGATGCAGGTCATGCACGCGCACGTCCGCTTCCACGAGCACAAGGAGAAGCTCCGCGGCACCCCGCTCATCCAGGCCCAGATCCGCCTGCGCACGACGCACGGGCAGGTCGCCGGATCCGGGGAGGGGTACGGCGCCGAGCACGCGTTCCACGTCGCGCTCGACAAACTGGAGCGGAACGTCCTCGAGCTGAAGGGCGTCGTCGCCGACGAGCGGTACCGCGGGCAGCTCCTCCGGAAACTCGGCGAGCTCTGA
- a CDS encoding rod shape-determining protein codes for MAAESDANDDSFEPGEATPVGVKLGSTRTVLKYPDQNGELTTVRSLTCLATYEDAITGSEKALFGERAAAEYPDRVEYMLRSGLPEDDERAELADRYFRELIAANGVPEESTVVYAVPTMENDAGLENLTDVIESSAIGGVEMRSYPESLCGAIPALGDGVEAVDEVFIAVNMGSTNLEASAYRRGDQLVPFSTGSVTGNDVDRRIVSNVEEETQGRVHVDLTTAREYKEEHGDFDAFEPFSDVVQQPGGGSHEFTIEDSVQEALNWYLDAAVDAVANEFLPELANDYMKPYQLALANPIALTGGMACIPGMTEEFEKRLSAELDRDVEAVSPDEPDLAAAEGAHRIAERLAGR; via the coding sequence ATGGCAGCAGAATCAGACGCGAACGACGACAGTTTCGAACCCGGAGAAGCGACCCCGGTCGGCGTCAAGCTCGGCTCGACCCGAACGGTACTGAAATACCCCGACCAGAACGGCGAGCTCACGACGGTCCGCTCGCTCACCTGCCTCGCGACGTACGAGGACGCGATCACGGGGAGCGAGAAGGCGCTGTTCGGCGAACGCGCCGCCGCGGAGTACCCCGACCGCGTGGAGTACATGCTCCGCTCGGGGCTCCCCGAGGACGACGAGCGCGCGGAGCTCGCGGACCGCTACTTCCGCGAACTCATCGCCGCGAACGGCGTCCCCGAGGAGAGCACGGTGGTGTACGCCGTCCCGACGATGGAGAACGACGCCGGGCTGGAGAACCTCACCGACGTCATCGAGTCCTCCGCCATCGGCGGCGTCGAGATGCGCTCGTACCCCGAGTCGCTGTGCGGGGCCATCCCCGCGCTCGGCGACGGCGTCGAGGCGGTGGACGAGGTGTTCATCGCGGTGAACATGGGCTCGACGAACCTCGAGGCCTCGGCGTACCGCCGCGGCGACCAGCTCGTCCCGTTCTCGACCGGGTCGGTCACGGGCAACGACGTGGACCGGCGCATCGTCTCCAACGTCGAGGAGGAGACGCAGGGCCGCGTCCACGTGGACCTGACGACCGCCCGCGAGTACAAGGAGGAGCACGGCGACTTCGACGCGTTCGAGCCGTTCTCGGACGTGGTCCAGCAGCCCGGCGGCGGCTCCCACGAGTTCACCATCGAGGACAGCGTCCAGGAGGCGCTGAACTGGTACCTCGACGCCGCGGTCGACGCGGTGGCCAACGAGTTCCTCCCCGAACTCGCGAACGACTACATGAAGCCGTACCAGCTCGCGCTGGCGAACCCCATCGCGCTCACCGGCGGGATGGCGTGCATCCCCGGGATGACCGAGGAGTTCGAGAAGCGGCTCTCGGCGGAGCTCGACCGCGACGTCGAGGCCGTCTCGCCGGACGAACCGGACCTCGCCGCCGCCGAGGGCGCCCACCGCATCGCGGAACGCCTCGCGGGCCGGTAG
- a CDS encoding FlaD/FlaE family flagellar protein, whose product MLNPSDYDPEELRALAGAAAPTRAGPEGDRWVTPDDFLVRAEARVRSAQVEDAFVLGAATDGTSRPYLPSLPDSGVGTRLVLDWLRFLVGVGGCEGARDAIAYYGRVEWLGADAEEALAAHLETFSDAENRRVGPGHHRTSLLFVARLAALR is encoded by the coding sequence ATGCTCAATCCGAGCGATTACGACCCGGAGGAGTTGCGGGCGCTGGCGGGAGCGGCAGCGCCGACGCGTGCGGGCCCGGAGGGGGACCGGTGGGTGACGCCGGACGATTTCCTCGTGCGGGCCGAGGCGCGCGTCCGATCGGCGCAGGTCGAGGACGCGTTCGTCCTCGGCGCTGCGACCGACGGCACGAGCAGACCGTACCTCCCGAGTCTCCCCGACTCGGGGGTCGGCACGCGACTCGTGCTCGACTGGTTGCGATTCCTCGTCGGCGTCGGCGGGTGCGAGGGCGCCCGCGACGCCATCGCCTACTACGGACGGGTCGAGTGGCTCGGGGCGGACGCCGAGGAGGCGCTCGCCGCCCACCTCGAGACGTTCTCCGACGCGGAGAACCGCCGGGTGGGCCCCGGTCACCACCGGACGAGCCTGTTGTTCGTCGCCCGCCTCGCCGCGCTCCGATAA